From a region of the Ovis aries strain OAR_USU_Benz2616 breed Rambouillet chromosome 2, ARS-UI_Ramb_v3.0, whole genome shotgun sequence genome:
- the SLC19A3 gene encoding LOW QUALITY PROTEIN: thiamine transporter 2 (The sequence of the model RefSeq protein was modified relative to this genomic sequence to represent the inferred CDS: inserted 3 bases in 2 codons; deleted 2 bases in 1 codon; substituted 3 bases at 3 genomic stop codons), with amino-acid sequence LPLLVFFLAYYVYYKPVILQGISCNICWLLLLFGQGVRTMQVLEFFYGMITATEVACYAYIYCVVSPEHYQKVSGYCRXVMLVAYTAASTLAQLLVSLAGLSYHYLNVISLASVSVAVLFSLFLPMPKKSMFFQAKPSKDAPPXPPGERMLSQRNIKRSQSCGKEVFTDLRNPDGGQVTDPKPXNVALSVSTVVLXDLNECYSFTHHFYWSVRYAFSIAGFNQVLNYVQILXDYKAPSQSSMIQYRTIEALTSYGGPYTLHAHSPEQG; translated from the exons TTGCCGCTCCTGGTGTTTTTCCTCGCTTATTATGTCTATTACAAGCCAGTCATCCTCCAGGGAATTAGCTGCAACATTTGCTGGCTGCTGCTCTTGTTTGGCCAAGGAGTCAGGACCATGCAGGTGCTGGAATTCTTCTATGGGATGATCACCGCCACCGAGGTGGCCTGCTATGCCTACATTTACTGCGTGGTCAGCCCGGAGCACTACCAGAAGGTGAGCGGCTACTGCA ATGTCATGCTGGTGGCCTACACGGCGGCCTCCACGCTGGCCCAGCTCTTGGTATCCCTGGCCGGCCTGTCCTACCATTACCTCAACGTCATATCCTTGGCCTCTGTCTCCGTGGCCGTCCTCTTCTCACTTTTCCTACCCATGCCTAAGAAGAGCATGTTTTTTCAAGCAAAACCCAGCAAAGATGCTCCTCCATAGCCACCAGgt GAAAGGATGCTGTCCCAGAGGAACATCAAAAGATCACAAAGCTGTGGGAAAGAAGTATTCACTGATTTAAGGAACCCCGATGGTGGCCAGGTAACCGACCCAAAGCCATAAAATGTAGCTCTGAGTGTGTCCACAGTAGTTCT AGACTTGAATGAGTGTTACTCCTTTACTCATCATTTTTACTGGTCC GTCCGGTACGCTTTCTCCATAGCAGGTTTTAACCAGGTTTTGAACTATGTTCAAATCCTGTGAGACTACAAGGCACCATCTCAGAGTTCCATGATACAATATAGAACAATAGAAGCCCTTACAAGCTATGGGG GTCCCTACACCCTGCATGCCCACAGCCCTGAACAAGGATGA